In Paenibacillus kyungheensis, the following are encoded in one genomic region:
- the rpsT gene encoding 30S ribosomal protein S20, with amino-acid sequence MPNIKSAVKRVKTSEKRRALNASQKSALRTTVKAADTALVNTDVEAAKAAVIAASKKLDKAATKGLVHKNAAARKKSRLAKKLNAISSQG; translated from the coding sequence TTGCCTAACATTAAATCCGCGGTGAAACGTGTAAAAACTAGTGAAAAACGTCGTGCGTTGAACGCTTCTCAGAAGTCTGCTCTTCGTACAACAGTTAAAGCTGCTGATACTGCACTTGTGAATACTGATGTAGAAGCTGCAAAAGCTGCTGTAATCGCTGCTTCCAAGAAGCTTGATAAAGCTGCTACTAAAGGTCTTGTCCACAAAAATGCGGCTGCTCGCAAAAAATCCCGTTTGGCTAAAAAACTAAACGCGATTTCTAGCCAAGGCTAA
- the holA gene encoding DNA polymerase III subunit delta yields the protein MDLKTASKDIKNNQPAAIYVCYGNEKYRIREFIDFATAQLIEPEHKDFALAQYDLADTPLETVIEEAEEIPFMVPRKLMIVKDSSVLTAGKDTKIEHRIDSLLKYMEHPADYSIIIFWVQGEKLDERKKIVKALKSSSACLLPFQPMGADELLQWLIRHAKKLECECSTTAAEALVQSAGTGLGILAAEMDKLCLHAGKGGTITVEDVHHLVARSTEQNVFALVEQIAAVRLEQALTIFYDLLKQREEPIKIAALIARQFRIMLQVKELAGQNYSQQQMASQLSLHPYVVKLAGEQARKFDSQKLRSILAHLARLDYQMKTGAIDKVLGLEMFLLRLGA from the coding sequence ATGGACTTAAAAACAGCAAGTAAAGATATTAAAAATAATCAGCCAGCCGCTATTTATGTATGCTATGGCAATGAAAAATATCGTATTCGTGAATTTATTGATTTTGCGACAGCTCAACTGATCGAACCTGAACATAAAGACTTTGCTTTGGCTCAGTACGATCTTGCAGATACACCGCTGGAAACGGTAATTGAAGAAGCAGAAGAGATTCCTTTTATGGTGCCGCGCAAATTAATGATTGTGAAAGATTCTTCTGTGCTGACAGCAGGCAAAGATACCAAAATCGAACATCGTATCGATTCGTTACTTAAATATATGGAACATCCTGCTGATTACAGTATTATTATTTTCTGGGTACAGGGTGAAAAGTTAGATGAGCGTAAAAAAATAGTCAAAGCGCTCAAATCATCATCAGCTTGCCTTTTACCGTTCCAACCAATGGGTGCAGACGAATTGTTACAATGGTTGATCCGTCATGCTAAAAAGTTAGAATGTGAATGTTCTACAACCGCCGCAGAGGCACTTGTACAGTCTGCAGGGACAGGATTGGGTATTTTAGCGGCAGAGATGGATAAGCTGTGTCTACACGCAGGCAAAGGCGGTACAATCACAGTAGAAGATGTGCATCACCTTGTTGCACGCAGTACAGAGCAAAATGTATTTGCATTAGTCGAGCAGATTGCTGCTGTTCGCTTAGAGCAAGCTTTGACTATTTTCTATGATTTACTAAAACAACGTGAAGAGCCGATTAAAATTGCCGCTCTGATTGCTCGTCAATTCCGAATTATGTTGCAAGTTAAAGAATTAGCAGGGCAGAATTATTCGCAACAGCAGATGGCTTCTCAATTAAGTCTGCATCCGTATGTAGTGAAGTTAGCCGGTGAACAGGCTCGCAAATTCGATAGTCAGAAATTACGCTCGATTTTGGCACATCTAGCCAGATTGGATTATCAGATGAAAACAGGAGCGATCGATAAAGTATTGGGGCTGGAAATGTTTTTGTTACGTTTGGGAGCTTGA
- a CDS encoding RNA polymerase sigma factor — protein MVEQGLIKAAQAGDRDALITLLREIEHHVYKTAYYILNNEQDALDAAQEALIRIYTKIGSYEEKAQFKTWVQRIVTNVCIDKFRRSKPTVSIDEHEMVFEGRDNVEHDVMRAYTSEDVREAINQLPEHHRTVIVLRYIQDLSYNEIADCLDLPLNTVKSYLFRARQQLQSLLADYEKGGVTG, from the coding sequence GTGGTGGAGCAGGGACTCATCAAGGCCGCCCAAGCGGGAGACCGGGATGCTCTAATCACCCTATTAAGAGAGATAGAACATCATGTCTACAAAACGGCATATTACATTTTAAATAATGAACAAGATGCTCTAGACGCGGCTCAGGAAGCTTTGATCCGTATTTATACCAAAATCGGTTCCTATGAAGAAAAAGCACAATTCAAAACATGGGTACAACGAATCGTAACAAATGTATGTATTGATAAATTTAGACGTAGCAAGCCGACGGTCTCGATTGATGAGCATGAGATGGTTTTTGAAGGTCGCGATAATGTAGAACACGATGTTATGCGTGCTTATACATCAGAAGATGTACGTGAAGCGATCAATCAATTACCGGAGCATCACCGAACCGTTATTGTACTCCGTTATATTCAAGATTTATCCTATAACGAAATAGCAGATTGTCTTGATTTGCCATTGAATACTGTGAAATCGTATTTGTTTCGTGCCCGTCAACAATTACAGAGTCTGCTTGCAGATTATGAGAAAGGAGGAGTGACTGGATGA
- a CDS encoding DNA internalization-related competence protein ComEC/Rec2 yields MQTRPLVALCVVWVGGSMIACLTSEYIWWVLSGLSLILFSAYLIFPQVQRSILILGSVMLIASIYWHWNEVRNSSDIPATLQLQESQMIDQPVQGKGIIASPIKVDGDLVTFFMNIYQLQENQSLTTPEKVRIQLKLATEAELQTVALWQRGDHVKIQGIWKVPGEARNFNTFDYRHYLRTQYVHWIISAKGATSLTQTTVPLSQITMWTWKLLRYNDQVRANLGARIDMLFDDHDRGYMKGLLIGDSGDLDPETFASFSRQGLTHILAISGLHVAIYTAILLWLLRQMKITKERACLIVIVLLPIYVLLTGASPSAVRAGIMGMIGLYALSRGILKDGLHILCAACIGMLLYEPYYLLNVSFQLSFIVTAGLVIFVPLVQPLLQKLPPKWAGALAVTWVAQMISFPLTIYYFNQFSILSSVANFILVPIVSLIVLPAGSLVLALSYLWLPVANSLGNVISWINTWTFHLVDWIDIVPGMLTIWYSPSILWILLYYVMLYTGLRCLQHIMQWQFREQSVHLSLKNGDTTNQQEAYTQPLDQRLFVANHFNKYSSYHVQSSLGFVRKIQSSWHTISYISPWMKRRYIACCASGLVMMGLIVYGYTQPITSGAGTVQYLDVGQGDSILITTPQGKQILVDGGGTMTFERLGQEWRKRKNPYEIGNKLLVPLLKKRGIHHLDAVLLTHGDHDHAGGLQAVIEQIPVHHFIFNGTLPDGDSLNPLMKTILDQQIPLIAPIPGSELQIDDQTTLTFLAPETPNQRNATSTYTKGLPREENQNHYSVVFLLTMNQRHFLFTGDADQAEEQGILYQLQQSSTFKNNSVFTASLAESTFPIDVLKIGHHGSKTSSSSEWLQYWQPALSVISVGATNTYGHPTEEVLERIEQVDSEVARTDLQGEIQIQVHPDGEMLQRVMYPLP; encoded by the coding sequence TTGCAAACACGTCCACTGGTTGCTTTATGCGTGGTATGGGTTGGAGGAAGCATGATCGCTTGTCTAACAAGCGAATATATCTGGTGGGTATTGAGCGGACTAAGTTTGATTTTATTTTCAGCGTATCTGATATTTCCGCAGGTTCAACGTTCTATACTTATACTTGGCTCTGTAATGTTGATTGCGTCAATCTACTGGCACTGGAATGAAGTACGTAATAGTAGTGATATTCCGGCTACACTTCAACTCCAAGAGTCACAGATGATCGACCAGCCGGTGCAAGGTAAAGGTATAATTGCCAGTCCGATCAAAGTCGATGGAGATCTGGTTACTTTTTTTATGAATATATATCAATTACAAGAAAATCAATCACTTACTACACCAGAAAAGGTAAGAATTCAACTGAAATTAGCAACTGAAGCAGAATTACAGACAGTAGCTTTATGGCAACGTGGAGACCATGTAAAGATTCAAGGGATATGGAAAGTGCCTGGAGAAGCTCGTAATTTTAATACATTTGATTATCGTCATTATCTACGTACTCAATATGTCCACTGGATTATTAGCGCCAAAGGAGCAACATCGCTAACACAGACAACTGTACCTTTATCTCAAATAACGATGTGGACATGGAAATTATTACGTTATAACGATCAAGTTCGAGCTAATTTGGGAGCGCGAATTGATATGCTATTTGATGATCATGATCGTGGATATATGAAAGGGTTATTGATAGGTGATTCCGGTGACCTTGATCCCGAGACATTTGCTTCTTTTTCCAGACAAGGATTAACTCATATTCTTGCTATATCCGGTCTGCATGTAGCGATTTATACAGCGATTTTGTTGTGGTTATTGCGTCAGATGAAGATCACCAAAGAACGGGCTTGCTTAATTGTCATAGTGTTACTGCCTATTTATGTGTTATTAACAGGTGCTTCTCCTTCAGCGGTTCGTGCAGGAATAATGGGAATGATTGGTCTATATGCGCTTAGTCGTGGAATACTCAAAGATGGATTACATATATTATGTGCTGCTTGTATAGGAATGTTGTTATATGAACCTTATTATTTACTGAATGTTAGTTTTCAATTATCTTTTATCGTGACTGCTGGATTAGTTATTTTTGTGCCGTTAGTTCAACCGTTGCTTCAGAAGCTACCACCCAAATGGGCAGGAGCGTTAGCAGTAACATGGGTAGCTCAGATGATTTCGTTTCCTTTAACGATTTATTATTTTAATCAGTTTTCGATTTTATCATCGGTTGCTAATTTTATTCTTGTTCCAATTGTAAGTTTGATTGTATTGCCTGCTGGGTCGCTTGTACTTGCTCTTAGTTATCTGTGGTTGCCAGTAGCGAATAGCTTAGGCAATGTGATCTCATGGATTAATACATGGACATTTCATCTGGTAGATTGGATCGATATCGTACCCGGAATGTTAACAATCTGGTATTCACCGTCTATCCTATGGATCTTGTTATATTATGTAATGCTGTATACAGGTTTGCGTTGTCTACAACATATAATGCAGTGGCAATTTCGCGAACAATCTGTGCATCTTTCTTTGAAAAATGGTGATACCACTAATCAGCAAGAGGCTTACACTCAGCCGTTAGATCAACGTCTTTTTGTAGCAAATCATTTTAATAAATATAGTAGTTATCATGTTCAATCTTCTTTGGGATTTGTGCGTAAAATACAATCTAGTTGGCATACTATCTCTTATATATCTCCATGGATGAAGCGTAGGTATATAGCTTGTTGTGCAAGTGGCTTAGTCATGATGGGTTTAATTGTGTATGGATATACTCAACCTATCACTTCAGGAGCAGGAACAGTCCAGTATTTAGATGTCGGACAAGGAGATAGCATTTTGATTACTACGCCACAAGGAAAACAGATACTAGTAGATGGTGGCGGAACGATGACATTTGAACGTCTTGGACAAGAATGGAGAAAACGAAAGAATCCATACGAGATCGGCAACAAGTTACTTGTGCCATTATTGAAAAAACGAGGGATACATCATTTAGATGCTGTACTTTTAACTCATGGTGATCATGATCATGCAGGAGGATTGCAAGCTGTTATCGAACAGATTCCTGTACATCATTTTATTTTTAATGGTACTTTACCGGATGGAGACAGTCTCAATCCTTTAATGAAGACTATACTGGATCAACAGATTCCTTTGATTGCACCTATACCGGGTAGTGAATTACAGATAGATGATCAGACAACGTTAACCTTTTTAGCTCCGGAAACGCCGAATCAAAGGAATGCAACATCTACCTATACCAAAGGATTACCACGCGAAGAAAATCAAAATCATTATTCTGTCGTTTTTTTACTTACGATGAATCAACGTCATTTTTTGTTTACAGGAGATGCAGATCAAGCAGAAGAACAAGGGATTTTATATCAGCTTCAACAATCTTCTACTTTTAAAAATAATTCCGTTTTTACAGCATCATTAGCGGAGTCTACTTTTCCTATTGATGTACTCAAAATTGGACATCATGGTAGCAAAACGTCTTCTTCCAGTGAATGGCTACAGTACTGGCAACCTGCTCTATCTGTTATTTCTGTAGGAGCTACCAATACATATGGTCATCCTACAGAAGAAGTACTAGAGCGAATAGAACAGGTAGATTCAGAAGTCGCCCGAACCGATCTGCAAGGAGAAATACAGATTCAAGTACATCCAGATGGAGAAATGTTACAGCGGGTCATGTATCCTTTACCATAA
- a CDS encoding deoxycytidylate deaminase, whose translation MVRKDWDTYFMDIAHMVSTRSRCPRRHVGSVLVQGKKLLGTAYNGAPMGVPDCSEDGCMISEEVELVKVDGVETMVKKQRCIRTIHAEQNLLLFTDRADREGSVVYVTDEPCWTCANMLANSGIVEIVYYRPYPKDTRKVTAMMQQKGIIFRQLDHYNPPPDTTVIS comes from the coding sequence GTGGTACGTAAAGATTGGGATACGTATTTTATGGATATTGCTCATATGGTCTCGACACGTTCACGATGTCCACGTCGCCATGTTGGTTCAGTACTGGTACAAGGTAAAAAGTTACTCGGTACCGCTTATAATGGAGCACCAATGGGTGTACCTGACTGTTCTGAAGATGGTTGTATGATCTCAGAAGAAGTAGAACTGGTCAAAGTAGATGGTGTGGAAACAATGGTCAAAAAGCAACGTTGTATCCGTACGATTCACGCTGAACAGAATTTACTCCTTTTTACCGATCGTGCTGACCGCGAAGGTTCGGTCGTATATGTTACCGATGAGCCTTGTTGGACATGTGCAAATATGTTAGCCAATAGTGGTATTGTTGAGATCGTGTATTATCGTCCTTATCCTAAAGATACGCGCAAAGTTACAGCTATGATGCAGCAAAAAGGTATTATTTTCCGTCAGTTGGATCATTACAATCCACCACCTGATACCACAGTAATCAGCTAA
- a CDS encoding ComEA family DNA-binding protein, with translation MRRDIMWTAVVSAVLGTGLIVFGTLQSSDQETKWTALHEQAQASLVEDQVVTTTPSSTLDESTSKATTDQTDRSKGETSSATDSPKEKVVEVAKAKDTVVTETASTSQQPSIKTPIATSESTSSTSSNTETVATNPAPSARTQDGKISINHASLSELTELPGIGEKKAQAIIDYRNTHGAFRSVNELDNVKGIGSKMLAKILPYVQL, from the coding sequence ATGAGACGGGATATCATGTGGACAGCGGTAGTCTCCGCGGTGCTTGGAACAGGATTGATTGTGTTTGGAACTTTACAATCCAGCGATCAAGAAACCAAATGGACAGCTTTACATGAACAAGCACAAGCTTCACTTGTAGAAGATCAGGTAGTAACGACAACACCAAGTTCGACTTTGGATGAATCTACATCCAAAGCAACAACAGATCAGACAGATCGCTCCAAAGGTGAAACCTCATCAGCAACAGATTCTCCTAAAGAGAAGGTAGTCGAGGTAGCCAAAGCCAAAGATACGGTCGTTACTGAAACTGCTTCTACAAGTCAGCAACCATCGATCAAGACTCCGATCGCAACATCAGAGTCTACAAGTTCAACATCATCGAATACCGAGACTGTTGCTACAAATCCAGCACCATCAGCCCGCACACAGGATGGCAAGATTAGTATTAACCATGCGAGTCTGTCTGAACTAACTGAATTGCCGGGTATTGGAGAAAAGAAAGCACAAGCGATTATTGATTATCGCAATACGCATGGCGCTTTTCGCAGTGTGAATGAACTGGATAATGTAAAAGGAATCGGTAGCAAAATGTTAGCCAAGATATTGCCTTATGTACAGCTTTAG
- the leuS gene encoding leucine--tRNA ligase, which produces MTDSKTTQPGYHPQQIEPKWQGYWDQHKTFKTQEEPGKPKFYALDMFPYPSGAGLHVGHPEGYTATDIVSRYKRMRGFNVLHPMGWDAFGLPAEQYAMDTGEHPRDITFKNIDNFRRQIKSLGFSYDWDREISTTDPQYYKWTQWIFIQLYNKGLAYVDEVAVNWCEALGTVLANEEVIDGKSERGGHPVVRKPMRQWVLRITEYAERLLDDLEELDWTESIKDMQRNWIGKSVGAEVHFDIEGTDKNLTVFTTRADTLFGATYCVLAPEHELVDVITTPEQKDAVKAYQDQATHKSDLERTDLAKDKTGVFTGAYAINPASGEKLPIWIADYVLAGYGTGAIMAVPAHDARDWEFAKKFDLEIKEVVAGGSVQEEVYTGEGEHVNSDFLNGLNTTDAIAKMIAWLEENGKGQGKVTYRLRDWLFSRQRYWGEPIPILHLEDGTMKTVPESELPLLLPDIDQIKPSGTGESPLANITDWVETIDPETGMKARRETNTMPQWAGSCWYYLRYIDPHNDDALCSPEKQKEWLPVDLYIGGVEHAVLHLLYARFWHKVLYDIGVVDTKEPFQKLVNQGMILGNNNEKMSKSRGNVINPDDIVSEYGADTLRLYEMFMGPLEATKPWNENGVEGMYRFLSRVWRLFITDEGQLNAKITDGEGDEAFKRTAHKTIKKVTEDLDGLRFNTAISQLMIFVNDAYKTDVLPRDLMEKFVQLLSPLAPHIAEELWARLGHEGSITYVEWPTFDEQWTTESEVEIVIQVNGKIVQRNKIAKDLDAKAMEESALSLEAVQQAIEGKTVRKVIAVPGKLVNIVAN; this is translated from the coding sequence ATGACAGATTCAAAAACAACTCAACCTGGTTATCATCCACAGCAGATCGAACCGAAGTGGCAAGGATATTGGGATCAACACAAAACATTCAAAACACAAGAAGAACCAGGTAAACCGAAATTTTATGCATTGGATATGTTTCCTTATCCATCTGGAGCAGGTCTGCATGTAGGGCATCCTGAAGGATATACAGCTACAGATATCGTGTCTCGCTACAAGCGTATGCGTGGTTTTAATGTACTTCATCCGATGGGATGGGATGCGTTTGGTCTACCAGCAGAACAATACGCAATGGATACAGGCGAACACCCACGTGATATTACATTCAAAAATATCGATAATTTCCGCCGTCAAATTAAATCACTAGGATTTTCTTATGATTGGGATCGTGAGATCAGCACAACTGACCCACAGTACTACAAATGGACACAATGGATCTTTATCCAATTGTATAACAAAGGGCTTGCTTATGTAGATGAAGTCGCTGTGAACTGGTGTGAAGCTTTAGGAACAGTACTTGCGAATGAAGAAGTTATTGATGGCAAAAGTGAACGCGGAGGACATCCGGTTGTCCGCAAACCGATGCGTCAATGGGTACTACGTATTACAGAATACGCAGAGCGTCTTTTGGACGATTTGGAAGAATTGGATTGGACCGAAAGTATCAAAGATATGCAGCGTAACTGGATCGGCAAATCTGTCGGTGCAGAAGTGCATTTTGATATTGAAGGAACCGATAAAAATCTAACCGTATTTACAACACGTGCAGATACTTTATTTGGTGCAACATATTGCGTATTGGCTCCTGAACACGAGTTAGTCGATGTGATTACAACACCTGAGCAAAAAGATGCTGTCAAAGCGTATCAAGATCAAGCAACACATAAGAGTGATCTAGAACGTACAGATTTAGCAAAAGACAAAACAGGTGTATTTACAGGTGCTTATGCAATTAATCCAGCAAGTGGCGAGAAATTACCAATCTGGATCGCTGATTATGTACTTGCAGGTTACGGTACAGGCGCTATTATGGCGGTTCCTGCACATGATGCTCGTGACTGGGAATTTGCGAAAAAATTCGATTTGGAAATTAAAGAAGTAGTAGCTGGAGGCAGTGTACAAGAAGAAGTGTATACAGGCGAAGGCGAACATGTGAATTCTGATTTCTTAAATGGATTAAATACAACAGATGCGATTGCCAAAATGATTGCATGGCTTGAGGAAAATGGTAAGGGACAAGGTAAAGTTACGTATCGTCTACGCGACTGGTTGTTTAGCCGTCAACGGTACTGGGGAGAGCCTATTCCTATTTTGCATTTAGAAGATGGAACGATGAAGACTGTTCCTGAATCAGAATTACCTTTATTGCTTCCTGATATCGATCAGATCAAACCTTCGGGTACAGGAGAATCACCACTAGCTAATATCACTGACTGGGTAGAAACGATCGATCCAGAAACAGGGATGAAAGCACGTCGTGAAACAAACACGATGCCACAGTGGGCAGGTAGTTGCTGGTATTACTTGCGTTATATTGATCCACATAATGATGATGCTTTGTGTTCACCAGAGAAACAAAAAGAATGGTTGCCTGTCGATCTATATATCGGTGGAGTAGAACATGCTGTACTTCACTTATTGTATGCTCGTTTCTGGCATAAAGTGCTATACGATATCGGTGTAGTCGATACCAAAGAACCTTTCCAAAAGCTTGTCAATCAAGGGATGATTCTAGGTAATAACAATGAGAAAATGAGTAAATCTCGTGGTAATGTTATTAATCCAGATGATATCGTTAGCGAATATGGTGCAGATACATTACGTTTATATGAAATGTTTATGGGACCACTTGAAGCAACGAAGCCTTGGAATGAAAATGGTGTAGAAGGCATGTATCGCTTCTTATCTCGTGTATGGCGTCTATTTATTACAGATGAAGGACAATTGAATGCCAAAATCACAGACGGTGAAGGCGATGAAGCATTCAAACGTACAGCTCACAAAACGATCAAAAAAGTAACAGAAGACTTAGACGGACTTCGTTTCAATACAGCGATTAGTCAGTTGATGATCTTTGTGAATGATGCTTACAAAACAGACGTATTGCCACGTGATCTAATGGAGAAATTCGTACAATTGTTATCTCCTCTTGCTCCACATATTGCAGAAGAACTATGGGCTCGTCTGGGTCACGAAGGAAGTATTACGTATGTAGAATGGCCTACATTTGATGAGCAATGGACAACTGAATCTGAAGTAGAAATTGTTATTCAAGTCAATGGTAAAATTGTACAACGTAACAAAATTGCTAAAGATCTGGATGCCAAAGCGATGGAAGAATCTGCACTATCCTTAGAAGCAGTTCAACAAGCGATTGAAGGCAAAACAGTTCGTAAAGTAATTGCTGTACCGGGCAAATTAGTTAATATTGTTGCTAACTAA
- a CDS encoding MFS transporter, whose amino-acid sequence MNVLDRIGIPKTLVWGYLGVLIFMMGDGLEAGWLSPYLVERGLSVQDASLLFTVYGITLAIASWFSGVFLEAFGAKKSMFIGFIAYVIGTSAFIAFGITDLNYPIMLLTYAVKGFGYPLFAYSFLTWVTYRSPEHKLSTAIGWFWVAYSGGMFVLGAYYSSYAIKNLGYMQTLWSAVVLAGIGAIFALLINRDRLPKKAGNARETLRELGKGLTIVKTHPKVGLSGIVRVINSVGSYGFPVFLPLHMAQYGIATGTWLNIWGTIFLGNIVFNLLFGIIGDKFGWRQTVMWFGGVGCGIFTLLLFYVPEWTNGNLWITTIVGFIWGGLLAGYVPIAALAPSVAGGNKGPAMSIVNLGAGLSAFIAPAIAFAFIGVIGAEGVVWVFAILYFISAIITKFITTPEEDAAKVAGKRKVQENIA is encoded by the coding sequence ATGAACGTATTAGATCGTATAGGGATTCCCAAAACATTAGTATGGGGATATCTCGGAGTATTGATTTTTATGATGGGAGATGGATTAGAAGCAGGTTGGTTAAGCCCTTATCTGGTAGAACGAGGGCTTAGCGTGCAGGATGCCAGTCTTTTATTTACGGTATATGGTATTACACTAGCAATTGCGTCATGGTTTTCTGGCGTATTTTTAGAAGCATTTGGAGCCAAAAAATCAATGTTCATTGGATTTATCGCTTATGTAATCGGTACATCTGCTTTTATCGCTTTTGGTATAACCGATCTAAATTATCCTATTATGTTATTAACGTATGCGGTTAAAGGATTTGGGTATCCATTGTTTGCTTATTCTTTTTTAACATGGGTAACTTATCGTAGTCCTGAGCACAAATTAAGTACAGCAATTGGCTGGTTCTGGGTAGCCTACTCAGGCGGGATGTTTGTATTAGGTGCATATTATTCCAGTTATGCGATCAAAAATCTAGGATATATGCAGACGTTATGGAGTGCTGTTGTGCTTGCTGGAATCGGTGCTATTTTTGCTCTGTTGATCAATCGTGACCGTTTACCCAAAAAAGCAGGCAACGCTCGTGAAACGTTACGCGAATTGGGTAAAGGATTAACGATCGTCAAAACCCATCCCAAAGTTGGATTAAGCGGTATTGTACGGGTTATTAATAGCGTAGGTTCTTACGGATTCCCTGTATTTTTACCATTACATATGGCACAATACGGAATCGCAACAGGTACATGGTTGAACATCTGGGGAACGATCTTTTTAGGAAATATCGTGTTTAATTTATTATTCGGTATTATTGGTGATAAATTTGGTTGGAGACAGACCGTAATGTGGTTCGGTGGAGTAGGTTGTGGTATTTTCACATTATTATTGTTCTATGTCCCTGAATGGACAAACGGTAACTTGTGGATCACCACGATTGTTGGATTTATCTGGGGTGGATTGTTAGCGGGCTATGTTCCTATTGCAGCACTTGCTCCATCCGTAGCAGGAGGCAACAAAGGCCCTGCGATGTCTATCGTCAATCTAGGTGCTGGTTTATCGGCGTTTATTGCTCCTGCTATCGCATTTGCTTTTATCGGTGTGATCGGTGCAGAAGGAGTGGTATGGGTATTCGCGATTCTTTACTTTATCAGCGCGATTATTACCAAGTTTATTACAACTCCAGAAGAAGATGCTGCTAAAGTAGCCGGTAAACGTAAAGTACAAGAGAATATTGCGTAA